GTTCTGGATCATCGCGTTGAGCTCGTCATAGGCAAAGCGCCAGTCAGAATGGTTCATGCACGGGCTTGCTTTCGGATCGTTTCCCTTCCCGTTCCGTATGATCAGGGGCGTCGGGCCCCGCACGAGAATATTCCCGTTCGACTCCGAGATATCCACGACCGTGGGGGCGGCAAGCTGCACCCGGTTCTCTTCCTGCAGGTTGAACCGGTTCCAGCAGCAGGTTCCATCAAGGGCGGCGGGTTTTTCATTGCAGGCTGCCACCTCAGCTGCGGCCACGAACCCTGCAAGGAGGATCAGGCAGATGCAGAGGGGTGCAACGCGTCGCGGGTTCATATGATGGCTCCGGTTTTGTTCATATGGGTCAGTTATAATTGATGGGTAATATACCATTAATACACCTGATTCTATGCTTTGTTCTCGTCGATCATTCCAGTAGAATTTTATTTCCAGATTTCGCAATAAAAAGTGCAGAAAAATTTCAACCGGTTTGTGAATTACTCTATTGATTTCTATAATCCAGTGATTGCCCCGCCCAGCGCGGCGCCTCGAAGAACTCATCAGAGTTCTTCTCAAATCAGCCCTTGCTGATGCAACGGTCTATACTCCCTTATCGCGCGGCAGGCCGGTCGGTTTATCTCAAAAATGATAATCTGGTATTTTTCACTTGATTTTAAAAAACCTCTCAAAACATGCCTTATAGCGTAAAACCCGGCGAGGCGTTTTGCACTTAGGTGTATCGTAAATGGGGAATGCCACTGCGGCAGGGGCGAAGACTGAGTGGTCTGTCAGTACCACGAAGATGAGAAGAATTCGTCAGAGTTCTTCGAATTATCAAACCACGAAGTGGTGAGAAACGAGAATATTCAGAAAGAATCTTCGAATTGTCGAACCACGAAGTGGTGAGACTGGAGAAGAACTCATCAGAGTTCTTCGAAGCAGTGTTAACGCATCCAATCCCAAAATAGACCAATATCCACCTCTTTTGAGATTCCGATTGGTCATAATTGTTGTGTCCAGCACTATACAATAAAAGGCAACTTACCGATCATTATATTGTTATTCCTGCCAACAATTGATCGATGTGTTCGTATGTACCGCGGGCAGATGTTTATCCTTAAAGGGATCATTGGAATAATATTCGGGATCATTGCGGTGGCAATACCGGGTTTTACCCTTGGGACGTTATTTACAATCTTCGGGCTGTTCATCATTGCAGCGGGCATCATCGCGTTTCTTTTCGCGGTCACGTCCCACCCAAAAGACTCCTCGCTGTGGTTCTGGCTCTCACTGGGCATCCTTGCGCTTGGCCTGTTGTCCGTGTTATTTCCAGAGATGATCGCGTTATCATTTGCCATCATCATCGCAGGCTGGGCGCTCATCACCGGTATATTTGATCTCGAACACTGCATCACAGGGCGACGGTACTTTTATTATCTTTTCGGGGGCATGTCCGGCACATTTATCGCTCTCCTTGTAGCTCTCCTGTATTTTGTCCCGGCATTGCGGGCTGATTACCTGATGACGACGTTTGGCGTGTTTGTCTTTGTGTTCGGCATCTTTTCACTGGTGATCGGCATGATGATCATCAAAGGAAAGATGCAGGATGCCATCCGGGTTCCCTCCGGTCAGGAGTGAGGTGCGGTACATCCTTCTTTATGCAAGGCGGATGCTGCCCCGCACCACAACCCCGGCAAAGGCATTTTATCAGGATTATTCCTGCGGGTTCCGTGTTTCATGTATGATGTGATTGTTATTGGTGCAGGCCCTGCGGGCAGTGCCGCAGCGCGGATTTGTGCAAAAAGCGGCCTTGATACTCTCTGCATCGAGGAGCACGGCACGGTGGGGTACCCGGTGCAGTGCGCCGGGCTGCTCTCGAATGCCGCCTTTGACGAATGCGGGGTATCGCAGCGCCCCGTGCTCAATACTGTCAGCGGGGCACGTATCGTGTCCGGTTATGGCAGCGAACTGCTCTTTGACGCAAAGACAACAAAAGCCGTTGTTGTCGACCGTTGTATGCTGGACCGGGAAATGGCAGAGCGGGCAGCAGACTGCGGTGCTGAGTTCCGGCTGAAGACCGGCGTGTATGGCGTGAACGGGACTACCGTCCTCACCCGGGGGATCAACGGCCACGAGGAATTTTCAGGAAATCTTCTGGTCGCAGCAGACGGCCCCCGCAGCACCATCGCCCGCCTTCTGGGAATGGAACGCCAGAAGGTCTACCTTGCGGGGATACAGGCGGATATGCCGTACGAATGCAATCCATCGGTTGTGGAGATCTATCCGGATGCATCGCCTG
Above is a genomic segment from Methanoregula sp. containing:
- a CDS encoding DUF308 domain-containing protein; this translates as MYRGQMFILKGIIGIIFGIIAVAIPGFTLGTLFTIFGLFIIAAGIIAFLFAVTSHPKDSSLWFWLSLGILALGLLSVLFPEMIALSFAIIIAGWALITGIFDLEHCITGRRYFYYLFGGMSGTFIALLVALLYFVPALRADYLMTTFGVFVFVFGIFSLVIGMMIIKGKMQDAIRVPSGQE